A genomic window from Arthrobacter globiformis includes:
- a CDS encoding primary-amine oxidase, translating to MTLQTTPSTPPVQAALAQAAAQHPLDQLSAEEIHEARRILADAGLVAESTRFAYLGLIEPPKTALQNDVACGLRLVRAMLWDASQSRSLDVRLSLTTGLVVDRRELNPEIDGQLPVLLEEFGIIEEILAEDPQWNAALAARGLTPAQVRVAPLSAGVFEYGNEEGKRLLRGLGFRQDHPADHPWAHPIDGLVAFVDVENRRVNHLIDDGPVPVPEVNGNYTDPAIHGELRTDLLPIEITQPEGPSFTLEGNHLSWAGWDLRVGFDAREGLVLHQLHHSHQGRRRPVIHRASISEMVVPYGDPSPYRSWQNYFDSGEYLVGRDANSLKLGCECLGDITYMSPVVADDFGNPRTIENGICIHEEDTGILWKHTDEWAGSNEVRRNRRLVVSFFTTVGNYDYGFYWYLYLDGTIEFEAKATGIVFTAALPDKEYAYASEIAPGLGAPYHQHLFSARLDMMIDGDANRVEELDLVRLPKGPGNPHGNAFTQRRTLLARESVAVRDADGAKGRVWHISNPDSLNHLGHPVGYTLYPEGNPTLAMADDSSIASRAAFARHHLWVTRHAEEELYAAGDFVNQHPGGAGLPAYVAQDRDIDGQDLVVWHSFGLTHFPRPEDWPIMPVDTTGFTLKPHGFFDGNPTLNVPPSAAGHCGTGSEGANTAPGGTAVGHSGPGTGGQGHCGH from the coding sequence ATGACCCTTCAGACCACCCCCTCGACTCCGCCGGTGCAGGCCGCGTTGGCGCAGGCTGCAGCGCAGCACCCGCTTGACCAGCTCTCGGCCGAGGAAATCCACGAGGCCCGCCGGATCCTGGCAGATGCCGGCCTCGTGGCCGAGTCCACCCGCTTCGCTTACCTCGGCCTGATCGAGCCCCCGAAGACCGCCCTCCAAAATGACGTCGCCTGTGGCCTCCGCCTTGTTCGGGCCATGCTCTGGGACGCATCGCAATCCCGGTCCCTGGACGTCCGCCTTTCCCTGACCACCGGCCTCGTCGTGGACAGGCGTGAACTCAACCCGGAAATCGATGGCCAGCTGCCGGTTCTCCTGGAGGAATTCGGGATCATCGAGGAAATCCTGGCCGAAGACCCGCAGTGGAACGCAGCCCTTGCAGCCCGCGGCCTGACCCCGGCACAGGTGCGCGTCGCTCCCCTGTCAGCGGGCGTATTCGAGTACGGGAATGAGGAAGGCAAGCGGCTTCTGCGCGGCCTCGGATTCCGCCAGGACCACCCCGCAGACCACCCCTGGGCACATCCGATCGACGGCCTGGTGGCCTTCGTGGATGTGGAGAACCGGCGGGTCAACCACCTGATCGACGACGGCCCCGTCCCGGTCCCGGAGGTCAACGGCAATTACACGGACCCCGCGATCCACGGCGAGCTCCGCACGGACCTGTTGCCGATCGAGATCACGCAGCCCGAGGGCCCCAGTTTCACCTTGGAAGGCAACCACCTTTCCTGGGCCGGCTGGGACCTGCGCGTAGGCTTCGACGCCCGCGAAGGGCTGGTGCTCCACCAACTCCACCATTCCCACCAGGGCCGGAGGCGCCCGGTAATCCACCGCGCATCGATCTCCGAAATGGTGGTCCCGTATGGCGACCCCTCCCCCTACAGGAGCTGGCAGAACTACTTCGACTCCGGCGAATACCTGGTGGGCCGTGATGCGAACTCACTCAAGCTCGGCTGCGAGTGCCTCGGCGACATCACCTACATGTCCCCCGTCGTGGCCGATGACTTTGGCAACCCACGCACCATCGAGAACGGCATCTGCATCCACGAGGAAGACACAGGAATCCTTTGGAAGCACACGGATGAGTGGGCCGGCTCCAACGAGGTTCGCCGCAACCGCCGGCTGGTGGTCTCCTTCTTCACCACCGTGGGCAACTACGACTACGGCTTCTACTGGTACCTCTACCTGGACGGCACCATCGAGTTCGAAGCGAAGGCAACGGGCATCGTGTTCACGGCAGCGCTCCCGGACAAGGAATACGCCTACGCGTCCGAGATCGCCCCGGGCCTTGGCGCTCCATACCACCAGCACCTCTTCAGCGCCCGGCTGGACATGATGATCGACGGCGACGCGAACCGTGTTGAGGAACTGGACCTCGTGCGCCTGCCGAAGGGCCCGGGTAACCCCCACGGCAATGCCTTCACACAGAGGCGCACCCTGCTGGCCCGCGAGTCTGTTGCCGTGCGCGACGCCGATGGCGCCAAAGGCCGCGTCTGGCACATCAGCAACCCGGACTCGCTGAACCACCTCGGCCACCCGGTGGGCTACACGCTCTACCCTGAAGGCAACCCCACCCTGGCAATGGCGGACGATTCCTCGATCGCATCCCGGGCAGCATTCGCCCGGCACCACCTCTGGGTCACACGGCACGCGGAGGAGGAGCTTTACGCGGCAGGCGACTTCGTCAACCAACACCCGGGCGGCGCAGGGCTTCCCGCCTACGTGGCACAGGACCGCGACATCGACGGGCAGGACCTGGTGGTGTGGCACTCCTTCGGACTGACCCACTTCCCCCGCCCGGAGGACTGGCCCATCATGCCCGTGGACACCACCGGCTTCACCTTGAAGCCGCACGGCTTCTTCGACGGGAACCCGACGCTGAACGTGCCGCCGTCGGCTGCGGGCCACTGCGGCACCGGAAGCGAAGGCGCGAATACCGCCCCAGGAGGCACCGCCGTCGGGCATTCCGGTCCTGGCACCGGGGGGCAGGGCCACTGCGGACACTGA
- a CDS encoding MFS transporter, which translates to MNTNKIEGQISRKGLRTSVAAGSIGVFVHWFEWAIYAYLASTIAVVFFPQQDSTAALLSVFAVFAISFGVRPLGALVFGTLGDRIGRKKTLSIVILSMSAATLVVGLLPTYDAIGLWAPVLLVAARVVQGLAAGGEFGSAAAFLAEYSPRKHRGFGVSWLEFGSLLGFLAASLVVFVLTSVMDAQTIADGGWRIPFLIAVPMGIIGFYIRSKIEDTPEFRSLEQLDNIPQSPVKEVFTRHWKQLLQMSGLEIMMHVTFYVVLVYLLTYQEKVLGFDAGTAALLSTAASVAGLILVPLVGALSDRIGRKPLLIAAAISLVVLAYPLFLIMHSGTSWAGIVSTIGLGIILALILGVHAAAAAELFPTRTRQTGLSVAYSITAAIFAGTVPYVLTWLIAQTGNEMMPAFYLILVGLIGLAAVLSMKESNGKDLLGEEDIQTAPRHTAPAANTPIRH; encoded by the coding sequence GTGAACACCAATAAAATCGAGGGGCAGATCAGCCGGAAGGGCTTGCGCACCAGCGTTGCTGCCGGTTCCATCGGCGTCTTCGTCCACTGGTTTGAGTGGGCCATCTACGCCTATCTCGCCTCCACCATTGCCGTCGTCTTCTTCCCCCAGCAGGACAGCACAGCAGCGCTGCTTTCCGTCTTCGCGGTCTTCGCCATCAGCTTCGGCGTCCGCCCCTTGGGCGCCCTCGTCTTCGGAACACTGGGCGACAGGATCGGGCGTAAGAAGACACTGTCCATCGTCATCCTCTCCATGAGCGCGGCGACACTGGTGGTCGGGCTCCTGCCTACCTACGACGCGATCGGCCTGTGGGCGCCCGTCCTGCTCGTCGCAGCCCGTGTGGTGCAGGGGCTCGCCGCGGGCGGCGAATTCGGCAGCGCGGCGGCGTTCCTCGCAGAGTACTCGCCCAGGAAACACCGCGGATTCGGTGTCAGCTGGCTCGAGTTCGGCAGTCTCCTTGGCTTCCTGGCGGCGTCGCTGGTGGTCTTCGTCCTGACCAGCGTCATGGACGCCCAAACCATTGCCGACGGCGGCTGGCGGATTCCTTTCCTGATCGCAGTTCCTATGGGCATCATCGGCTTCTACATCCGTTCCAAGATCGAAGACACTCCCGAATTCCGCTCACTCGAGCAGCTCGACAACATCCCCCAGAGCCCGGTCAAGGAAGTGTTCACCCGGCACTGGAAGCAGCTCCTGCAGATGAGCGGCCTGGAAATCATGATGCACGTGACCTTCTACGTGGTCCTCGTTTACCTCCTGACCTACCAGGAAAAGGTCTTGGGCTTCGACGCCGGCACGGCCGCCCTGCTCTCCACCGCCGCATCCGTGGCTGGGCTCATCCTTGTACCGTTGGTGGGAGCGCTTTCTGACCGGATCGGCCGGAAGCCACTACTGATCGCGGCGGCCATTTCCCTGGTGGTGCTGGCATATCCGCTGTTCCTGATCATGCACTCCGGCACGTCCTGGGCGGGCATCGTCAGCACCATCGGCCTGGGCATCATTTTGGCCCTTATCCTCGGAGTCCATGCGGCAGCGGCAGCGGAACTTTTCCCCACCCGGACACGGCAGACCGGCCTCTCGGTTGCCTACAGCATCACCGCGGCCATCTTTGCCGGCACCGTGCCGTACGTCCTGACCTGGCTCATTGCCCAGACCGGCAACGAAATGATGCCTGCGTTCTACCTCATTCTCGTTGGTCTGATTGGGCTGGCTGCCGTACTGAGCATGAAGGAAAGCAACGGCAAGGACCTTCTGGGAGAAGAGGACATCCAAACGGCACCCCGCCACACCGCGCCGGCCGCCAACACGCCTATTCGTCACTGA
- a CDS encoding LysR substrate-binding domain-containing protein has protein sequence MDVTLTQLRYFVEAAAQLSMTGAAARLNVAQSAVSAAIAQLERHVGTQFFIRQRSKGLVLTPAGELFVRDAQAILAQVEESIDHARGEHQSVAGRIRIACFSTLAPFLLPGVLTKLREDHPALETEVIETDTLGCINALLSGQADLALCYDLDLPDVIATSVVDTVRPYVALPPDHKLAGAKSVALSSLSGESFVLLDLPHTRDLMLSIARLGGQEPDIRFRSASYETVRTFVARGLGYSILHQRPQHQLTYDGGQLAAVEIRDDVPELKTVLAHLKSHRPTARVRAVAQAVRHQIVEARSARS, from the coding sequence ATGGATGTGACACTCACCCAATTGCGCTATTTCGTGGAAGCGGCGGCACAGCTGTCCATGACAGGCGCGGCAGCACGGCTCAACGTGGCGCAGTCCGCCGTATCCGCTGCGATCGCCCAGCTGGAGCGCCATGTCGGAACGCAGTTCTTCATCAGGCAGCGCTCCAAAGGTCTGGTACTGACGCCCGCCGGCGAGCTCTTTGTTCGGGACGCCCAAGCGATCCTCGCGCAGGTTGAAGAAAGCATTGATCACGCCCGCGGAGAACACCAGAGCGTTGCCGGCCGCATCCGCATTGCGTGTTTCAGCACCCTTGCGCCGTTCCTGCTCCCTGGCGTCCTGACCAAGCTGCGGGAAGACCACCCCGCCCTTGAAACGGAAGTCATCGAGACCGATACCCTGGGGTGCATCAATGCGTTGCTCAGCGGGCAGGCAGATTTGGCACTGTGCTACGACCTTGACCTGCCGGACGTCATCGCCACATCCGTGGTGGATACGGTCAGGCCCTATGTGGCGCTTCCCCCGGACCACAAACTCGCCGGTGCGAAGAGTGTTGCATTGTCGTCGCTGAGCGGCGAGTCATTCGTGTTGCTGGATCTGCCGCACACCCGCGACCTCATGCTTTCAATCGCCCGTCTGGGGGGCCAGGAGCCGGACATCCGATTCCGCTCGGCCAGCTATGAAACCGTACGTACCTTCGTGGCCCGGGGGCTGGGCTATTCAATCCTTCACCAGCGGCCCCAGCACCAGCTGACCTACGACGGCGGCCAGCTGGCCGCCGTCGAAATCCGCGACGACGTGCCTGAACTGAAGACCGTCCTGGCCCACCTGAAGTCCCACCGCCCAACCGCGCGGGTCCGGGCGGTAGCCCAGGCCGTAAGGCATCAAATAGTTGAGGCGAGATCCGCACGCTCATAG
- a CDS encoding TetR/AcrR family transcriptional regulator encodes MPRLVDHQERRRSIIETTWRLIAGQGIENASMRDIARECGYAAPGVLAHYFPNKDALLLASYELICERTNERIAAGIAGRRGLSALRSLCLEIIPADPLTVVEARVAVSFWQRAQTEDALRAVGRDALLHWRGLVMGFLAQAEHDGECEPLADPDAVADELLNIMMGLHVTAMLDPDAVTGSRQRHLVERALARLASGQPGS; translated from the coding sequence ATGCCCCGCTTGGTCGATCACCAGGAACGGCGACGTTCCATCATCGAGACCACGTGGCGGCTGATCGCGGGGCAGGGCATCGAGAACGCCAGCATGCGGGACATTGCGCGGGAATGCGGGTACGCGGCACCGGGCGTGCTGGCCCATTATTTCCCCAACAAGGACGCCCTGCTGCTGGCTTCGTACGAACTGATCTGCGAGCGCACCAACGAACGGATCGCCGCAGGCATTGCCGGCCGCCGGGGTCTTTCGGCGCTGCGCAGCCTCTGCCTGGAGATCATTCCGGCGGATCCCCTCACCGTGGTCGAAGCTCGCGTGGCGGTGTCCTTCTGGCAACGCGCGCAGACGGAGGACGCGCTGCGCGCCGTCGGGCGGGACGCACTGCTGCACTGGCGCGGCCTGGTGATGGGCTTCCTCGCCCAGGCAGAGCACGACGGCGAATGCGAACCTTTGGCCGATCCGGATGCCGTCGCCGATGAGCTGCTGAACATCATGATGGGCCTGCACGTGACAGCCATGCTGGATCCGGATGCCGTCACAGGCTCGCGGCAGCGTCATCTGGTGGAGCGGGCACTGGCACGGCTCGCCTCCGGCCAGCCTGGCTCGTGA
- a CDS encoding RidA family protein, whose protein sequence is MKHQRIRTFNTKDTYPEQNLDNDLCQAVVANGVVYLRGQIGQDLDTRESVGIGDVEAQTEKAMANIDMLLKEAGSSLEDIVKVTVYLVDPRYRETVYRTMGRWLKGVFPVSTGIVVQALARPEWLVEIDATAVLSAEGQA, encoded by the coding sequence GTGAAGCACCAGCGTATCCGCACTTTTAATACGAAAGACACCTACCCCGAGCAGAACCTGGACAACGACCTCTGCCAAGCAGTGGTCGCCAACGGCGTGGTCTACCTTCGGGGCCAGATCGGACAGGATCTGGACACGCGCGAATCTGTTGGTATCGGCGACGTCGAAGCCCAGACGGAAAAGGCCATGGCCAACATCGACATGTTGCTCAAGGAGGCCGGCAGCAGCCTGGAAGACATCGTCAAGGTGACCGTCTACCTCGTCGACCCGCGCTACCGGGAAACGGTCTACCGGACCATGGGCCGATGGCTCAAGGGCGTGTTCCCGGTATCAACCGGAATCGTTGTCCAGGCACTGGCGCGCCCGGAATGGCTCGTGGAAATTGATGCCACAGCAGTGCTCTCGGCGGAGGGGCAGGCATGA